Proteins encoded within one genomic window of Falco biarmicus isolate bFalBia1 chromosome 14, bFalBia1.pri, whole genome shotgun sequence:
- the SLC7A3 gene encoding cationic amino acid transporter 3 has protein sequence MVDLSSEDTRFARCLSTLDLIALGVGSTLGAGVYVLAGEVAKETAGPSIVLCFLVAALSSVLAGLCYAEFGARVPKTGSAYLYSYVTVGEIWAFTTGWNLILSYVIGTASVARAWSAAFDNIIGNHISTFFMNKTTLHLPGLLAERLDFFALILIVLLTALLAFGVSESALVNKIFTAVNLVVLGFVIIAGFVKGDVRNWQLSEEDYSNLSYLEPTNDTMKKAFGSGGFVPFGLEGILTGAATCFYAFVGFDCIATTGEEARNPQRSIPIGIIVSLLICFVAYFGVSAALTLMVPYFLLNKESPLPEAFKVVGWEPARYAVAVGSLCALSTSLLGSMFPMPRVIYAMAEDGLLFKFLSNINSRTKTPLLATITSGLLAAMMAFLFDLKDLVDLMSVGTLLAYSLVAVCVLILRYQSGQLNSPKAMELLELNGNEEERVIMNPTVTTTNAQQKETLSLVTLFNPPTDTPTALSGRIVYVCVSVIATLIMVICVVLTLKVSALKSGSVGCIVALVLLIVALLIPTIIVWRQPQSNAQLNFKVPFLPLLPIFSIFINILLMVQLSAGTWVRFAIWMALGFMIYFGYGIRNSVEGKNAE, from the exons ATGGTGGATCTGAGCTCTGAGGACACACGTTTTGCTCGCTGCCTCTCCACACTGGACCTCATAGCTCTGGGGGTGGGCAGCACGCTTGGGGCCGGTGTGTACGTGCTGGCTGGGGAGGTAGCCAAGGAGACAGCTGGTCCCTCCATTGTCCTCTGCTTCCTGGTGGCTGCTCTCTCATCGGTACTGGCTGGACTCTGCTATGCAGAGTTTGGAGCCCGCGTTCCCAAGACCGGCTCTGCCTACCTCTACAGCTATGTCACTGTTGGTGAAATCTGGGCTTTCACAACCGGCTGGAACCTCATCCTCTCCTATGTGATAG GTACGGCCAGCGTGGCTCGAGCCTGGAGTGCGGCATTTGACAACATCATTGGCAACCACATCTCTACCTTCTTCATGAACAAGACCACACTGCACCTTCCAGGGCTGCTGGCCGAGCGCCTGGACTTCTTTGCCCTGATCCTGATTGTGTTGCTCACTG cactgctggcctTTGGCGTCAGTGAATCTGCCCTTGTGAACAAAATTTTCACGGCGGTGaacctggtggtgctgggcttTGTCATCATTGCTGGCTTTGTGAAGGGAGACGTCAGAAACTGGCAGCTTTCAGAAGAGGACTACAGCAACCTCTCGTACTTGGAGCCGACGAATGATACTAT GAAAAAGGCCTTTGGCTCTGGTGGCTTTGTCCCCTTTGGACTGGAAGGGATCCTGACTGGCGCTGCCACTTGTTTCTATGCCTTCGTGGGCTTTGACTGCATTGCCACCACAG GGGAGGAAGCCAGGAACCCACAGCGCTCGATCCCCATTGGCATCATTGTGTCCCTCCTCATCTGCTTTGTGGCTTATTTCGGGGTCTCCGCGGCCCTGACACTCATGGTGCCCTACTTCCTCCTGAACAAGGAGAGCCCCCTGCCTGAGGCTTTCaaggtggtgggctgggagccTGCGCGCTACGCCGTTGCCGTCGGCTCACTCTGTGCCCTTTCCACCAG CTTGCTGGGCTCCATGTTCCCCATGCCCCGTGTGATCTATGCGATGGCAGAGGACGGGCTGCTCTTCAAGTTCCTCTCCAACATCAACAGCCGCACGAAGACCCCTCTGTTAGCCACCATCACCTCTGGGCTTCTTGCAG CGATGATGGCCTTCCTGTTTGACCTGAAGGACCTGGTGGACCTCATGTCGGTTGGCACGCTGCTGGCCTACTCCCTGGTGGCAGTGTGTGTGCTCATCCTCCG GTACCAGTCTGGGCAGTTGAACTCTCCAAAGGCCATGGAACTGCTGGAGCTGAATGGGAATGAGGAGGAGAGGGTGATCATGAACCCAACTGTCACCACCACCAATGCCCAGCAGAAAGAGACGCTGTCCCTGGTGACACTCTTCAACCCACCCACAGACACCCCCACTGCACTCTCAGGGCGCATTGTCTACGTTTGTGTCTCAGTCATTG CCACACTGATCATGGTCATCTGCGTGGTCCTGACCCTCAAGGTGTCTGCATTGAAGAGCGGCAGTGTGGGCTGCATTGTGGCCCTGGTGCTGCTCATCGTGGCTCTGCTCATTCCCACCATCATCGTTTGGAGGCAGCCGCAGAGCAACGCGCAGTTGAACTTCAAA GTACCTTTCCTCCCGCTCCTGCCAATCTTCAGCATCTTCATTAACATCCTGTTGATGGTACAGCTGAGTGCCGGCACCTGGGTGCGGTTTGCCATCTGGATGGCCCTCG GTTTTATGATTTACTTCGGCTACGGGATTCGGAACAGTGTGGAAGGGAAAAATGCAGAGTAA
- the NCBP2 gene encoding nuclear cap-binding protein subunit 2 — protein sequence MSGLLHTTLSGLNSDSYCEISQYRDQHFRGSRQLQEKSLKISSTLYVGNLSFYTTEEQIQELFSKCGDVKRIVMGLDKIKKTPCGFCFVEYYTRADAEHAMRFINGTRLDDRIIRTDWDAGFKEGRQYGRGKTGGQVRDEYRTDYDVGRGGFGKIIQMQKANHQPAIY from the exons ATGTCGGGGCTGCTCCATACGACGCTGAGCGGGCTTAACAGCGACTCGTACTGCGAGATCAGCCAGTACCGCGACCAGCACTTCCGG GgtagcaggcagctgcaggagaaatCCCTGAAAATTTCCTCTACGCTCTATGTTGGAAACCTGTCCTTCTATACCACCGAGGAGCAGATCCAGGAGCTCTTCTCCAAGTGTGGAGATGTCAAGAGGATTGTCATGGGGCTGGACAAGATCAAGAAAACTCCCTGTGGTTTCTGCTTTGTCGA ATACTACACAAGAGCAGATGCTGAGCACGCAATGCGATTTATCAATGGCACACGACTAGATGACCGCATCATTCGAACTGACTGGGATGCAGGGTTTAAGGAGGGGCGACAGTATGGAAGAGGAAAGACTGGAGGACAG GTGCGAGATGAGTACCGGACAGACTACGATGTGGGAAGAGGTGGCTTTGGCAAGATCATTCAGATGCAGAAGGCAAATCATCAGCCTGCAATCTATTAA
- the LOC130158884 gene encoding LOW QUALITY PROTEIN: serine protease 23-like (The sequence of the model RefSeq protein was modified relative to this genomic sequence to represent the inferred CDS: inserted 3 bases in 3 codons; deleted 2 bases in 2 codons): MLSSLCLCRSGMMTCCQVVALLLLAFLPSAASGDLVAAFVPPSTLQLAKVQFLSQPVLELATCCDHACTHQEAALVPQDFQEYLSYAYRLYPNGTCTLTXVEVSSRASGVERRQRRQCAQCKYQIYGTDRRFSISGMMNYPSSATVKISMGCTCMQVSEHLVXHCIHNSKGYVKRAKKIKVGFLTPMQGTSDRTRRLVMRWACVQCMWVPMGWFRGSNLVSMDNICTLLKLCRPHQHLHMKLIAALAVEEAAGKKIDFXGFDSDGLGELVCCFCGVEGEMVQLITQHGDAGPGVSASGVYGKVWDPIWHKWERKVIRVSSGHQWLEVAVEHHDYNLAICLTTLKFAQICYWLRGDFKSCHTE; encoded by the exons ATGCTCTCCTCACTTTGCCTTTGCAGGTCTGGCATGATGACTTGCTGCCAGGTGGTTGCTCTTCTCTTACTCGCCTTTCTTCCCAGTGCTGCATCTGGTGATCTGGTTGCTGCTTTTGTTCCCCCATCCACGCTGCAACTAGCCAAAGTGCAGTTCTtgtcacagcctgtcctggaGCTGGCAACATGCTGTGATCATGCCTGCACCCATCAGGAGGCTGCCTTGGTCCCTCAGGACTTCCAGGAGTACCTCTCTTATGCTTAT AGACTGTACCCCAATGGCACCTGCACCCTCA TGGTGGAAGTGAGTTCCCGGGCAAGTGGCGTGGAGAGGAGACAGCGGAGACAGTGTGCGCAATGCAAGTACCAGATTTATGGCACAGACAGGCGGTTTTCCATCAGTGGGATGATGAACTACCCCTCCTCTGCCACTGTTAAGATCTCCATGGGCTGCACGTGCATGCAGGTGTCTGAGCACCTTG CCCACTGCATTCACAACAGCAAAGGCTACGTGAAGCGGGCCAAGAAGATCAAGGTGGGTTTCCTGACACCAATGCAGGGCACTAGCGACAGGACGAGAAGGCTGGTGATGCGCTGGGCTTGTGTACAGTGCATGTGGGTGCCCATGGGCTGGTTCCGGGGCTCCAACTTGGTCAGCATGGACAACATCTGTACCCTTTTGAAGCTGTGCAGACCACACCAGCACCTGCACATGAAGCTAATTGCAGCTCTGGCAgtggaggaggcagctgggaagaAGATTGATT TCGGGTTTGACAGTGATGGGCTGGGCGAGCTggtctgctgcttctgtggggTGGAGGGTGAAATGGTCCAGCTCATC ACCCAGCACGGTGATGCCGGGCCTGGTGTGTCTGCCTCTGGGGTCTATGGCAAAGTGTGGGATCCCATATGGCACAAATGGGAGAGGAAGGTGATCAGGGTTTCCTCAGGGCACCAGTGGCTGGAAGTAGCTGTGGAGCACCACGACTATAATCTTGCCATTTGCCTGACCACTCTAAAGTTTGCTCAGATTTGCTACTGGCTCAGAGGGGACTTCAAAAGCTGTCACACTGAATGA